In the genome of Myxococcus guangdongensis, one region contains:
- a CDS encoding DEAD/DEAH box helicase — protein MSDIQEPTAPGSPATDEAPTRPAEYIADIGFDDMNLSEPLRRALAERGYTHPTPVQARAFRPAIEGKDLIVRSKTGTGKTAAFGLPLLEKIPADEKRVRALILCPTRELALQVAEELTLLAKYKGVKVAAIYGGASMKQQEDALEEGTPIIVGTPGRVFDHINRGNLKLDGCDHAVLDEADEMLNQGFYEEVTRILDRLPKSRQVLLFSATVPTDIQNLIARYTTNAETLLLSGDVFTVEHIHHVRYDVSDAFPKPRNLIYILEKEEPPNAIIFCNTRDDTALVTAVLNRNGFDAELLNGDLPQKERERVMGKVKRGEVAFMVATDIAARGIDISGLEYVINYSLPEDPAVYLHRVGRTGRIGNKGTAINLFSGRELATYTALEKKYGIKFDKQEMPAPEEAMRLWTERHVREIQEAASGSVFEGFLPLAAQLKNRPNADDLVAFLLKYFFSHLRMEKVQAAQESERQAPAPERKSSGGEGRRRDREERGGRGERREREERRERGEKPMARPEHPDRERRPRRDEPRRERDAGRGGPAALEAGPGEAKLWVNLGTADGLGPGSIATALEDAGAPLGKMVRAELRPTFAYVFVAEEDSAAFETLNGKQHGTKTLRVEKSKPRTEREPGTRPPPSPDAGPGEVKLWTNLGMDDGMDEAKLPAALEAAGAPAGKVLKALLRPTYGYAYVAEADAAGFEALNGKQHGEKVLKIERHRPRGSREERRPRHEALPDLPGQVRLWVGLGKQDGLDEAGVTSALEAAGAPAGKVVRMDLRPTYAYVFVADEDAAGFEATHGKQHGERTLKVERARKK, from the coding sequence ATGAGCGACATCCAAGAGCCCACCGCGCCGGGCAGCCCGGCCACCGACGAAGCCCCGACGCGTCCCGCCGAATACATCGCGGACATCGGCTTCGACGACATGAATCTGTCCGAGCCCCTCCGCCGCGCGCTGGCGGAGCGCGGCTATACCCACCCCACCCCTGTCCAGGCGCGCGCCTTCCGGCCCGCCATCGAGGGAAAGGACCTGATTGTCCGCAGCAAGACGGGCACGGGGAAGACGGCCGCGTTCGGCCTGCCGCTGCTGGAGAAGATTCCCGCGGATGAGAAGCGCGTGCGCGCGCTCATCCTCTGCCCCACGCGCGAGCTCGCGCTGCAGGTGGCGGAGGAGCTGACGCTGCTGGCCAAGTACAAGGGCGTGAAGGTGGCGGCCATCTACGGCGGCGCCTCCATGAAGCAGCAGGAGGACGCGCTCGAGGAGGGCACGCCCATCATCGTCGGGACGCCCGGCCGCGTGTTCGACCACATCAACCGCGGCAACCTGAAGCTGGACGGGTGCGACCACGCGGTGCTGGACGAAGCCGACGAGATGCTCAACCAGGGCTTCTACGAGGAGGTCACCCGCATCCTCGACCGCCTTCCGAAGTCGCGCCAGGTGCTGCTCTTCAGCGCCACCGTCCCCACGGACATCCAGAACCTCATCGCCCGGTACACGACGAACGCGGAGACGCTCTTGCTCTCCGGCGACGTCTTCACCGTCGAGCACATCCACCACGTCCGCTACGACGTGTCGGACGCGTTCCCCAAGCCGCGCAACCTCATCTACATCCTGGAGAAGGAGGAGCCGCCCAACGCCATCATCTTCTGCAACACGCGGGATGACACGGCGCTGGTGACGGCGGTGCTCAACCGCAACGGCTTCGACGCGGAGCTGCTCAACGGAGACCTGCCGCAGAAGGAGCGCGAGCGGGTGATGGGCAAGGTGAAGCGCGGCGAGGTGGCCTTCATGGTCGCCACGGACATCGCGGCGCGCGGCATCGACATCTCCGGGCTGGAGTACGTCATCAACTACTCGCTGCCCGAGGACCCGGCCGTCTACCTGCACCGCGTGGGCCGCACCGGCCGCATCGGCAACAAGGGCACGGCCATCAACCTCTTCTCCGGCCGCGAGCTGGCGACGTACACCGCGCTGGAGAAGAAGTACGGCATCAAGTTCGACAAGCAGGAGATGCCCGCCCCCGAGGAGGCGATGCGCCTGTGGACCGAGCGCCACGTGCGCGAAATCCAGGAGGCCGCGAGCGGCTCGGTGTTCGAGGGCTTCCTGCCCCTGGCCGCGCAGCTGAAGAACCGACCCAACGCGGATGACCTGGTCGCGTTCCTGCTCAAGTACTTCTTCAGCCACCTGCGCATGGAGAAGGTGCAGGCGGCCCAGGAGTCCGAGCGTCAGGCGCCCGCGCCCGAGCGCAAGTCCAGCGGCGGCGAGGGACGTCGTCGGGACCGCGAGGAGCGGGGTGGCCGGGGTGAGCGTCGTGAGCGCGAGGAGCGTCGCGAGCGCGGAGAGAAGCCCATGGCGCGTCCGGAGCACCCGGACCGCGAGCGCCGTCCGCGCCGCGACGAGCCCCGGCGGGAGCGTGACGCCGGCCGGGGTGGCCCCGCCGCGCTGGAGGCGGGCCCTGGCGAGGCGAAGCTGTGGGTGAACCTGGGAACCGCGGATGGCCTGGGGCCGGGCAGCATCGCCACGGCGCTGGAGGACGCGGGCGCGCCTCTGGGGAAGATGGTGCGCGCGGAGCTGCGGCCCACGTTCGCGTACGTGTTCGTCGCGGAGGAGGACAGCGCGGCGTTCGAGACGCTCAACGGCAAGCAGCACGGCACGAAGACGCTGCGCGTGGAGAAGAGCAAGCCGCGCACCGAGCGTGAGCCCGGCACCCGTCCGCCCCCGTCCCCGGACGCGGGCCCTGGCGAGGTGAAGCTGTGGACCAACCTGGGCATGGACGACGGGATGGATGAGGCGAAGCTGCCCGCCGCCCTGGAGGCCGCGGGGGCTCCCGCCGGCAAGGTGCTCAAGGCGCTCTTGCGCCCCACGTACGGCTACGCCTACGTGGCCGAGGCGGACGCGGCGGGCTTCGAGGCGCTCAACGGCAAGCAGCACGGCGAGAAGGTGCTGAAGATTGAAAGGCACCGTCCGCGCGGCTCGCGTGAGGAGCGTCGTCCGCGTCACGAGGCGCTGCCAGACCTGCCGGGCCAGGTGCGCCTGTGGGTGGGCCTGGGCAAGCAGGACGGCCTGGACGAGGCGGGCGTCACCAGCGCGCTCGAGGCCGCCGGGGCTCCGGCGGGCAAGGTGGTGCGGATGGACCTGCGCCCCACGTACGCGTACGTGTTCGTGGCGGACGAGGACGCCGCCGGCTTCGAGGCGACGCACGGCAAGCAGCACGGTGAGCGCACGCTGAAGGTCGAGCGCGCTCGCAAGAAGTAG
- a CDS encoding helix-turn-helix domain-containing protein translates to MSPGPPDASTVNGHLQGLARRIRALRERRGLTQEDFAVRCGISVSFASLLERGERSPSYETLLQVASALELPLWELLRVEDVDDAGGHRLEGFARTRHLSRPDVDRLLEVAEVMFSGGPSATRPARPEPVPCSQVGCERPVLARGLCTAHYHRERRRKAAASEES, encoded by the coding sequence ATGTCACCCGGTCCCCCGGATGCTTCCACGGTGAACGGACACCTGCAGGGCCTGGCCCGACGGATTCGCGCGCTGCGGGAGCGCCGGGGCCTCACCCAGGAGGACTTCGCCGTCCGCTGCGGCATCTCCGTGTCCTTCGCGTCGCTCCTGGAGCGCGGGGAGCGCAGCCCCAGCTACGAGACGCTCCTCCAGGTGGCCTCCGCGCTGGAGCTGCCCCTGTGGGAGCTGCTCCGGGTGGAGGACGTGGACGATGCGGGGGGCCACCGGCTGGAAGGCTTCGCGCGCACCCGCCACCTGTCCCGTCCGGACGTGGACCGGCTGCTCGAGGTGGCGGAGGTGATGTTCAGCGGAGGTCCGTCGGCGACGCGGCCCGCGCGGCCCGAGCCCGTCCCTTGCTCGCAAGTCGGCTGCGAGCGGCCCGTGCTGGCCCGGGGCCTGTGCACCGCGCACTACCACCGAGAGCGCCGCAGGAAGGCCGCCGCGTCAGAGGAGTCCTGA
- a CDS encoding Glu/Leu/Phe/Val family dehydrogenase, protein MSAVEGTNYYFRKAARIMDVGTPIETLLATPLREVKVQVSIEMDSGEIRTFLGYRIQHDNSRGPMKGGLRYHPALNQDESASLASLMTWKTAVVNVPYGGAKGGIACDPSQLSLKELERLTRKFVDQIQDVIGPTRDIPAPDVNTNPQVMAWIMDQYSRYHGHSPAVVTGKPLELYGSKGREAATGRGLLYVCREILRDLGLPVKGTRFAVQGFGNVGSHTAQLLWEDGGVVVAVADVLGGIRNPAGLDIPSLFEHVKRTGTVTGFTGGTACTNEEVLAADCEVLIPAALGHVLTRDNANNVRARLIIEGANGPTQPEADEIFEKRGIFVVPDVLASSGGVTVSYFEWVQNLQHLSWEEDRVNAELEKTMKEAYERVAQIARSRKVSMRTAAYILAIGRVGKATVLRGI, encoded by the coding sequence ATGAGCGCCGTCGAGGGTACCAACTACTACTTCCGCAAGGCCGCGCGGATCATGGACGTGGGAACCCCCATCGAAACGCTGCTCGCCACGCCGCTGCGCGAGGTGAAGGTCCAGGTCTCCATCGAGATGGACTCCGGCGAGATTCGCACCTTCCTCGGCTACCGCATCCAGCACGACAACAGCCGCGGCCCCATGAAGGGCGGCCTGCGCTACCACCCCGCGCTGAACCAGGACGAGTCCGCGTCGCTCGCGTCGCTGATGACGTGGAAGACGGCCGTGGTGAACGTGCCCTACGGCGGCGCCAAGGGCGGCATCGCGTGCGACCCGTCGCAGCTGAGCCTCAAGGAGCTGGAGCGGCTGACGCGCAAGTTCGTCGACCAGATCCAGGATGTCATCGGGCCCACGCGGGACATCCCCGCCCCCGACGTCAACACCAACCCCCAGGTGATGGCGTGGATCATGGACCAGTACTCGCGCTACCACGGCCACTCGCCCGCCGTCGTCACGGGCAAGCCGCTGGAGCTCTATGGCTCCAAGGGCCGCGAGGCGGCCACCGGGCGCGGCCTGTTGTACGTGTGCCGTGAAATACTGCGGGACCTGGGCCTGCCGGTGAAGGGCACGCGCTTCGCGGTGCAGGGCTTCGGCAACGTGGGCAGCCACACCGCGCAGCTGTTGTGGGAGGACGGCGGCGTGGTGGTGGCCGTGGCGGACGTGCTGGGCGGCATCCGCAACCCCGCGGGCCTGGACATCCCGTCGCTCTTCGAGCACGTCAAGCGCACCGGCACGGTGACGGGCTTCACGGGCGGCACGGCGTGCACCAACGAGGAGGTGCTCGCGGCGGACTGCGAGGTGCTCATCCCCGCGGCGCTGGGCCACGTGCTCACGCGGGACAACGCCAACAATGTCCGCGCGCGGCTCATCATCGAGGGCGCCAACGGCCCCACCCAGCCGGAGGCGGACGAAATCTTCGAGAAGCGCGGCATCTTCGTGGTGCCCGACGTGCTCGCCAGCTCCGGCGGCGTCACGGTGAGCTACTTCGAGTGGGTGCAGAACCTCCAGCACCTGTCCTGGGAAGAGGACCGCGTCAACGCGGAGCTGGAGAAGACGATGAAGGAGGCCTACGAGCGCGTGGCGCAGATTGCCCGCTCGCGCAAGGTCTCCATGCGGACAGCGGCCTACATCCTCGCCATCGGCCGGGTGGGCAAGGCCACCGTGCTGCGCGGCATCTGA
- the ilvA gene encoding threonine ammonia-lyase — MVTLQDILTARERLRDAIRPTPCPASDYFTERTECGAVYFKLENLQRTGAFKERGALNKLLTLSPEERQRGVIAASAGNHAQGVAYHARRLGVKATIVMPERTPLIKVSRTRDDYGARVVLKGSNYDEAYAEALRIQQAEGLVFVHPFNDPHVIAGQGTIGLELLEQWPDVEVVLVPIGGGGLISGIACALKEKKPGIQVIGVQTSTIDSMKASVAAGKLMELPAAGTTIADGIAVKRVGELTFEMVRKYVDAIVSVDEEEIAAAILTLLEQEKSVVEGAGAVGVAAVLNGHVPQAKGKRTAIILSGGNIDMNVISRIIERGLVKAGRLVQLEVRLPDRPGMLARLTTRIADLRANVVDLHHERAFSKAGLGEAMVEVTLETTGPSHIRELEQALEELGWQVARK; from the coding sequence ATGGTCACCCTCCAGGACATCCTCACCGCGCGGGAGCGTCTGCGCGACGCCATCCGGCCCACGCCCTGCCCCGCCTCGGACTACTTCACCGAGCGCACCGAGTGCGGCGCGGTGTACTTCAAGCTGGAGAACCTCCAGCGCACCGGCGCCTTCAAGGAGCGCGGCGCGCTCAACAAGCTGCTGACGCTGTCGCCCGAGGAGCGCCAGCGGGGCGTCATCGCAGCGTCCGCCGGCAACCACGCGCAGGGCGTCGCGTACCACGCGCGCCGCTTGGGGGTGAAGGCCACCATCGTCATGCCGGAGCGCACGCCGCTCATCAAGGTGTCGCGCACGCGTGACGACTACGGCGCGCGCGTGGTGCTCAAGGGCTCCAACTACGACGAGGCCTACGCGGAGGCGCTGCGAATCCAGCAGGCCGAGGGGCTCGTCTTCGTGCACCCGTTCAACGACCCGCACGTCATCGCGGGACAGGGGACCATCGGCCTGGAGCTGCTCGAGCAGTGGCCGGACGTGGAGGTGGTGCTGGTGCCCATCGGCGGCGGAGGGCTCATCTCGGGCATCGCCTGCGCGCTGAAGGAGAAGAAGCCCGGCATCCAGGTCATCGGCGTGCAGACGTCCACCATCGACAGCATGAAGGCCTCCGTCGCGGCGGGGAAGCTGATGGAGTTGCCGGCGGCGGGGACCACCATCGCGGACGGAATCGCGGTGAAGCGGGTGGGCGAGCTCACCTTCGAGATGGTGCGCAAGTACGTGGACGCCATCGTATCGGTGGACGAGGAGGAGATCGCCGCCGCCATCCTCACGCTGCTCGAGCAGGAGAAGAGCGTGGTGGAGGGCGCGGGCGCGGTGGGCGTGGCCGCGGTGCTCAACGGGCACGTGCCCCAGGCGAAGGGCAAGCGCACCGCCATCATCCTGAGCGGCGGCAACATCGACATGAACGTCATCAGCCGCATCATCGAGCGGGGCCTGGTGAAGGCCGGCCGCCTGGTGCAGCTCGAGGTGCGCCTGCCGGACCGGCCCGGCATGCTCGCGCGGCTGACGACGCGCATCGCGGATTTGAGGGCCAACGTGGTGGACCTGCACCACGAGCGCGCCTTCTCCAAGGCGGGGCTGGGCGAGGCCATGGTGGAGGTGACGCTGGAGACCACGGGCCCGTCTCACATCCGCGAGCTGGAGCAGGCCTTGGAGGAACTGGGCTGGCAGGTGGCCCGCAAGTAA
- a CDS encoding peptidase MA family metallohydrolase, producing MRSLLVALLVTATPQTPAQKAKELSGQKAWEELYLAFSSGDAKTVPQEQRAGVSAALAKGCQALLKDDAVMAYSLGERAAVFEESAPALRCLASAARKTEQRAAAEATLVKGVTLFPKDGGFPLELGKLLLEEQDSAGAQAALEKVPPRTREAAEAKKLLQQARQQTLQEDSARAEASRISKKLGGATAQGSQTRPVSAHAGDESSVVSLATRPGMTVRTPRVGYESGVNSLGMRVRSNSRYVITYFNNNRDFAQRADYEGHIVETLDTAHHFVQKVLGETRENPVTVVLYTAAEFRTVFGNQVARTVAGRYFNSNIHINNAAELNNETKATLVHEYVHAAMADMCGGGDRDMSFLPVWLVEGVAMFVEWKYREVPGPPPEMLDQMQTILGNPDMHLISLRMMTKVAPISTGHAAMAYDIAGLAVQELVRREGTYRLLTLIRDVCRGQGRLSFEKALMTHYGMTLDDLDKEVEESVPRR from the coding sequence ATGCGTTCCCTGCTCGTCGCGCTGCTGGTCACCGCCACTCCGCAAACCCCCGCCCAGAAGGCGAAGGAGCTCTCCGGACAGAAGGCCTGGGAGGAGCTGTACCTGGCCTTCTCCTCCGGTGACGCGAAGACGGTGCCCCAGGAGCAGCGCGCCGGGGTGTCCGCCGCGCTCGCCAAGGGGTGTCAGGCCCTGCTGAAGGACGACGCGGTGATGGCGTACTCGCTGGGCGAGCGCGCCGCGGTGTTCGAGGAGTCCGCTCCGGCGCTGCGCTGCCTGGCGAGCGCCGCGAGGAAGACCGAGCAGCGCGCCGCCGCGGAGGCGACCCTGGTGAAGGGTGTGACGCTCTTCCCGAAGGACGGCGGCTTCCCGCTGGAGCTGGGCAAGCTGCTCTTGGAGGAGCAGGACTCGGCGGGCGCGCAGGCGGCGCTGGAGAAGGTGCCACCGCGCACGCGTGAGGCCGCGGAGGCGAAGAAGCTGCTCCAGCAGGCGCGGCAGCAGACGCTGCAGGAGGACTCGGCGCGGGCGGAGGCGTCTCGCATCTCGAAGAAGCTTGGAGGCGCCACCGCGCAGGGCTCGCAGACGCGGCCCGTGAGCGCGCACGCGGGCGACGAATCCTCCGTCGTGTCGCTCGCGACACGGCCGGGGATGACCGTCCGCACGCCGCGCGTGGGCTACGAGTCCGGCGTGAACTCGCTGGGAATGCGCGTGCGATCCAACAGCCGCTACGTCATCACCTACTTCAACAACAACCGGGACTTCGCGCAGCGCGCGGACTACGAAGGCCATATCGTCGAGACGCTCGATACGGCCCACCACTTCGTCCAGAAGGTCCTGGGCGAGACGCGTGAGAACCCCGTCACCGTCGTGCTCTACACAGCCGCCGAGTTCCGCACCGTGTTCGGCAACCAGGTGGCCAGGACCGTAGCGGGGCGCTACTTCAACAGCAACATCCACATCAACAACGCCGCCGAGTTGAACAACGAGACCAAGGCGACGCTCGTCCACGAGTACGTCCATGCCGCCATGGCCGACATGTGCGGCGGTGGGGACCGGGATATGAGCTTCCTGCCCGTGTGGCTCGTCGAGGGCGTGGCCATGTTCGTGGAGTGGAAGTACCGGGAAGTCCCCGGCCCTCCCCCCGAGATGCTCGACCAGATGCAGACCATCCTCGGCAATCCGGACATGCACCTCATCAGCCTCCGGATGATGACCAAGGTCGCCCCCATCAGCACCGGCCACGCCGCGATGGCCTATGACATCGCCGGACTGGCGGTCCAAGAGCTGGTTCGCCGGGAGGGAACCTACCGGCTGCTGACCCTCATCCGGGATGTGTGCAGGGGGCAGGGACGCCTCTCCTTCGAGAAGGCGCTGATGACCCACTACGGAATGACCCTGGATGACCTCGACAAGGAGGTCGAGGAATCGGTCCCGAGGAGGTAG